The Akkermansia muciniphila genome contains a region encoding:
- the miaB gene encoding tRNA (N6-isopentenyl adenosine(37)-C2)-methylthiotransferase MiaB, translating into MPTLYIKTYGCQMNERDSEQVARMFVQKGYTLTDRENEADVILFNSCSIREQAEQKALGKMGLLSKQQQHRPHVVYGMMGCMAQSKKDELFKELPRLDLVVGTQKYHRVFEHVDGILRARQERRMDELQTAFSGTRVCDVAEEADSQNRIRDHLNPGARSTAYVSIMQGCEMKCAYCIVPYTRGTERSRPIRDIVEEVNMLADAGVKEVTLLGQIVNRYGREMPAADGKGGFVQLLEAVHEVEGLKRIRFVSPHPIGFRQDLVQAFTYLPKLCSHIHFPMQSGSDRILKMMRRPYRNETFLDLCARMKQARPDLSITTDIIVGFPGETEEDYLLTRQAVEQVQFDNAFIFRYSPRRGTPAAAMEGQIPEEVKEARNQDLLAVVNEIAIRKNRELVGTVQEVLLEGPSKTNEERLSGRTSQNKPVIVDAAPDLAGQLLPIRIEESTGFTLYGVPCPSRA; encoded by the coding sequence ATGCCCACGCTTTACATTAAAACCTACGGCTGCCAGATGAACGAGCGGGACTCCGAACAGGTGGCCCGCATGTTCGTCCAGAAGGGTTATACCCTGACGGACCGGGAGAATGAGGCGGATGTCATCCTGTTCAACTCCTGCTCCATCCGCGAGCAGGCGGAACAGAAGGCCCTGGGTAAAATGGGCCTGCTGTCCAAACAGCAGCAGCACCGCCCGCACGTGGTTTACGGCATGATGGGCTGCATGGCCCAGAGCAAAAAGGATGAATTGTTCAAGGAGCTTCCGCGCCTGGACCTGGTGGTCGGCACGCAGAAGTACCACCGCGTGTTTGAGCACGTGGACGGCATCCTCCGCGCACGCCAGGAACGCCGCATGGATGAACTGCAAACCGCTTTTTCCGGCACCCGCGTGTGCGACGTGGCGGAGGAGGCGGATTCCCAGAACCGGATCAGGGACCACCTGAACCCCGGCGCGCGCTCCACGGCTTACGTCTCCATCATGCAGGGGTGTGAAATGAAGTGCGCCTACTGCATCGTCCCCTACACCCGGGGCACGGAGCGCAGCCGTCCCATCCGGGACATTGTGGAGGAAGTGAACATGCTGGCGGACGCCGGAGTGAAGGAGGTGACCCTGCTGGGCCAGATCGTCAACCGCTACGGCAGGGAAATGCCCGCGGCGGACGGCAAGGGCGGCTTTGTCCAGCTGCTGGAGGCCGTGCATGAAGTGGAAGGGCTCAAACGCATCCGCTTCGTCTCCCCCCATCCTATCGGCTTCCGCCAGGACCTGGTGCAGGCCTTCACCTATCTTCCCAAGCTGTGCAGCCACATCCATTTCCCGATGCAGAGCGGCAGTGACCGCATCCTGAAGATGATGCGCCGCCCGTACAGGAATGAAACCTTCCTGGACCTTTGCGCCCGGATGAAGCAGGCGCGCCCGGATTTGTCCATCACTACGGACATCATCGTGGGCTTTCCCGGAGAAACGGAAGAAGACTACCTGCTGACCAGGCAGGCCGTGGAGCAGGTGCAGTTTGACAACGCCTTTATTTTCCGCTACTCCCCGCGCCGCGGCACGCCTGCCGCCGCCATGGAGGGACAGATTCCGGAAGAAGTGAAGGAGGCGCGCAACCAGGACCTGCTGGCCGTGGTCAATGAAATCGCCATCCGGAAAAACCGGGAACTGGTGGGCACCGTGCAGGAGGTCCTGCTGGAAGGGCCGTCCAAGACCAATGAAGAGCGCCTTTCCGGCCGCACCTCCCAGAACAAGCCCGTAATCGTAGACGCCGCTCCGGACCTCGCCGGGCAGCTCCTCCCCATCCGGATTGAGGAAAGCACGGGCTTTACCCTGTACGGCGTTCCGTGCCCTTCCAGGGCGTAA
- a CDS encoding class I SAM-dependent RNA methyltransferase — MTATIPKGFHPEPFSYHQELELDIDALSNAGDGIGRVDGWVVFVPFALPGDRVKARIWRNDKNYSSADLVEVLRPSADRVEPGCRLFGTCGGCQYQHFSYDRQLLWKTRQVADLLRLQAGLELPVNPAIASPRQYNYRSKITPHFDKPREGGKPAIGFLKAGSRREVVDVPQCPIAMECINEVLLLARKSVYQAAARFKRGATILLRASEGGVITNNNAVACERVGDLEFHFLAGDFFQNNPFILPLFTDYVAQQASMDGEEFLVDAYCGSGLFALSLAKKFRKVLGVEVSETSADWARSNARSNGIEHAEFLAADAGAIFSQVDFPAEKTAVVIDPPRKGCSMEFLNQLFSFGPGKVVYVSCNPATQIRDLAEFDKAGYAVTAVQPFDLFPQTKHLECVVTLKKKI, encoded by the coding sequence ATGACCGCGACCATTCCCAAAGGCTTCCACCCCGAACCTTTTTCCTACCACCAGGAGCTTGAACTGGATATTGACGCCCTTTCCAATGCGGGCGACGGCATCGGCCGCGTGGACGGCTGGGTGGTTTTCGTCCCCTTTGCCCTGCCGGGGGACCGCGTGAAGGCGCGCATATGGCGCAATGACAAGAATTATTCCTCCGCGGACCTGGTGGAGGTGCTGCGCCCCAGCGCGGACCGCGTGGAACCCGGCTGCCGGCTGTTCGGCACCTGCGGAGGCTGCCAGTACCAGCATTTTTCCTATGACCGGCAGCTCCTCTGGAAAACCCGGCAGGTGGCGGACCTGCTGCGCCTCCAGGCCGGGCTGGAACTGCCCGTCAATCCGGCGATCGCCTCTCCCCGGCAATACAACTACCGTTCCAAGATTACGCCCCATTTTGACAAGCCCAGGGAAGGCGGGAAGCCGGCCATCGGCTTTCTGAAGGCGGGGTCCAGAAGGGAAGTGGTGGACGTGCCCCAGTGCCCGATTGCCATGGAGTGCATCAACGAGGTGCTGCTGCTGGCCCGCAAGAGCGTTTACCAGGCCGCGGCGCGGTTCAAGCGCGGCGCCACCATCCTGCTCCGCGCCTCGGAGGGGGGCGTCATCACCAATAACAACGCCGTGGCCTGCGAGCGCGTGGGCGACCTGGAATTCCACTTCCTGGCTGGGGATTTTTTCCAGAACAATCCCTTCATTCTTCCGCTGTTTACGGATTACGTGGCCCAGCAGGCGAGCATGGACGGGGAGGAGTTCCTGGTGGACGCCTATTGCGGTTCCGGCCTGTTTGCCCTGAGCCTGGCGAAGAAGTTCAGGAAGGTGCTGGGCGTGGAGGTGAGCGAGACTTCCGCGGACTGGGCGCGGAGCAATGCCCGGAGCAACGGCATTGAACACGCGGAGTTCCTGGCGGCGGACGCCGGGGCCATTTTCTCCCAGGTGGATTTTCCCGCGGAAAAGACCGCCGTAGTCATTGATCCTCCCCGGAAGGGATGCAGCATGGAGTTCCTGAACCAGTTGTTCTCCTTCGGTCCCGGAAAGGTGGTGTACGTTTCCTGCAATCCCGCCACGCAGATACGGGACCTGGCGGAGTTTGACAAGGCCGGCTACGCCGTCACTGCCGTGCAGCCTTTTGACCTGTTCCCCCAGACCAAGCATCTGGAATGCGTGGTCACGTTAAAAAAGAAGATCTGA
- a CDS encoding ComEC/Rec2 family competence protein, which translates to MEKDGRPLRPWPERMMAAAPLLVPALAMLCACAAAAASPWFWVPCVCLAGLPCLFRAPGMGLLALALSIWAGASLLSYDREYRAVPVEAGRRFTAEGAVYSVSGRSALFRPDGSRWFYIVSAPDGACPLAAGRRYRVEGEAYPLLPPGGPGMFDRERWGYLRGIAAGVRLDQFSNLGAGGWRSRIQAVSLRLREGAGELLREGAPPGDEARQVMVSAVLGDKTDASPETMAKFLMSGCMHVFAVSGMHVGVAALLVLGMLRLLRVRPAAARLACLLLLALYVFVTGMSVSALRAFIMAAVWLAAPVLRRKAHPANILALALIILCLMDPLQVFQPGFQLSFCVFAVIVCLAWWLRREKTVWSPDAFIPVRIYNLRERSMVRLEKAARGALLVSVGAWLMSIPLTAWHFGTWNLYAPLANICLSVLVFPLMGVSLAGLMLSWCPGALAICNAAAASLASAMLAVTGGVASLPCSYFPSLPPAAENEAVIVPLQKDAWSMAVSNPALVVDSGTEGMVRYALIPVLKARGIQPAGALATRRGKAERAGMETLLEEYPGIRNWGEAGAGDSPRKWRFRQGNELAVADLPEPLPTGIHQDRCRVLAWTCRGRRVLIIGNAGFSSLARAEEVPHADVLVIGRHPRDPVCSAAWIKATGARTVVFTTEYTCPVPEGTDAYRLRETGTLYLRMEEDGVRVTPWKGTERRTG; encoded by the coding sequence ATGGAAAAAGACGGCCGTCCGCTGCGTCCGTGGCCGGAACGGATGATGGCCGCCGCGCCATTGCTGGTTCCGGCCCTGGCCATGCTGTGCGCCTGCGCCGCGGCAGCGGCCTCTCCCTGGTTCTGGGTTCCCTGCGTGTGCCTGGCGGGGTTGCCGTGCCTGTTCCGCGCTCCGGGCATGGGCCTGCTGGCTCTTGCCCTCTCCATCTGGGCCGGGGCGTCCTTGCTGTCTTATGACCGGGAATACCGGGCCGTCCCCGTGGAAGCGGGGCGGCGTTTTACGGCGGAGGGAGCCGTTTATTCCGTATCCGGCAGGTCCGCGCTGTTTCGTCCCGACGGTTCCCGGTGGTTTTACATCGTCTCCGCTCCGGACGGGGCGTGCCCCCTGGCTGCGGGGCGCCGTTACCGGGTGGAGGGAGAGGCGTATCCGCTGCTGCCGCCAGGCGGTCCCGGCATGTTTGACCGGGAGCGGTGGGGATATCTGCGCGGCATTGCCGCCGGAGTGCGGCTGGACCAATTTTCCAACCTGGGGGCAGGAGGCTGGCGCAGCCGGATTCAGGCGGTTTCCCTGCGGCTCCGTGAAGGGGCGGGGGAGCTGCTGAGGGAGGGCGCGCCGCCCGGTGATGAAGCCCGCCAGGTGATGGTCTCCGCCGTTCTGGGAGACAAGACGGACGCCAGCCCGGAAACGATGGCCAAGTTCCTGATGAGCGGCTGCATGCACGTCTTCGCCGTCAGCGGCATGCATGTGGGCGTGGCGGCCCTGCTGGTTCTGGGAATGCTCCGGCTGCTGCGCGTGCGTCCCGCCGCGGCGCGGCTGGCCTGCCTGCTGTTGCTGGCGCTGTATGTCTTTGTCACGGGAATGTCCGTTTCCGCGCTGCGGGCCTTCATCATGGCGGCCGTCTGGCTGGCCGCTCCCGTTCTGCGGCGGAAGGCGCATCCGGCCAATATTCTGGCCCTGGCCCTCATCATCCTGTGTTTGATGGACCCGCTCCAGGTCTTTCAGCCGGGGTTCCAGCTTTCCTTTTGCGTCTTTGCCGTGATTGTCTGTCTTGCCTGGTGGCTCCGCCGGGAAAAAACCGTATGGTCTCCGGATGCGTTCATCCCTGTCCGGATTTACAATCTGCGGGAAAGAAGCATGGTGCGGCTGGAAAAGGCGGCCAGGGGCGCCCTGCTTGTTTCCGTGGGGGCGTGGCTGATGTCCATCCCGCTGACGGCCTGGCATTTCGGCACCTGGAACCTGTACGCGCCCCTGGCCAATATTTGCCTGAGCGTGCTGGTTTTTCCGCTGATGGGCGTCTCCCTGGCCGGGCTGATGCTCTCCTGGTGCCCGGGAGCCCTGGCTATTTGCAATGCGGCGGCGGCTTCCCTGGCTTCAGCCATGCTGGCGGTGACCGGAGGCGTAGCCTCCCTGCCGTGCAGTTACTTTCCCTCCCTGCCGCCTGCCGCAGAAAATGAAGCCGTTATTGTTCCCCTGCAAAAAGATGCCTGGTCCATGGCGGTCTCCAATCCGGCGCTGGTAGTGGACTCCGGAACGGAAGGCATGGTGCGCTACGCCCTGATTCCCGTGCTGAAAGCGCGCGGCATCCAGCCTGCCGGGGCGCTGGCGACCAGAAGGGGCAAGGCGGAGCGCGCGGGAATGGAAACCCTGCTGGAGGAATACCCCGGCATCCGGAACTGGGGAGAAGCCGGGGCCGGAGATTCCCCCCGGAAGTGGCGGTTCCGGCAAGGGAATGAACTGGCCGTGGCGGATTTGCCGGAACCGTTGCCTACCGGGATTCACCAGGACAGGTGCAGGGTGCTGGCATGGACGTGCCGGGGGCGGCGTGTCCTGATCATCGGGAATGCCGGATTTTCCTCTCTGGCCCGTGCGGAAGAAGTGCCGCATGCGGATGTGCTGGTGATAGGGCGCCACCCGCGCGACCCCGTCTGCAGCGCCGCATGGATAAAAGCCACGGGCGCCCGGACGGTTGTATTTACTACGGAATACACGTGTCCGGTACCGGAGGGGACAGATGCGTACCGTTTGCGGGAGACCGGAACCCTTTACCTGCGGATGGAGGAGGACGGCGTGCGCGTTACGCCCTGGAAGGGCACGGAACGCCGTACAGGGTAA
- a CDS encoding DUF3750 domain-containing protein has translation MRHSNPYNRRHPSRNKWRLIFWLSMALLVLCGALVYFHPAEDWQTADRSSSGLAPLPEEEPEAVVQVYSARAFGWRKYFGVHTWIAVKEKNAGFYTVYQVMGYQLPSRGTSVSITRDIPDRKWFGAEPDLIQELRGKAAERAIPAISCTAREYPEADTYRLIPGPNSNTFTAALMREVPELTVELPPHAVGKDYLPGGIAGRTESGTGIRMNLWGLGGVSLGLAEGVEVSLLGLNAGFDLLRPALKLPMIGRVGLPDAPVGWDWWSIMLLLLAGTFIFFRMLRHMRQKRRQAHRIPHFRHPRTKTSERI, from the coding sequence ATGCGCCATTCCAACCCCTATAACCGCAGGCACCCTTCACGGAACAAATGGCGCCTCATTTTCTGGCTGTCCATGGCGCTCCTGGTCCTGTGCGGCGCCCTGGTCTACTTCCACCCCGCGGAAGACTGGCAAACCGCGGACCGCAGCAGCAGCGGCCTGGCTCCGCTACCGGAGGAAGAGCCGGAAGCCGTCGTCCAGGTGTATTCGGCACGCGCCTTCGGCTGGCGCAAGTATTTCGGCGTGCATACCTGGATAGCCGTGAAGGAGAAGAACGCCGGCTTTTACACCGTTTACCAGGTGATGGGCTACCAGCTCCCTTCCAGGGGAACCAGCGTTTCCATCACCAGGGACATTCCGGACCGCAAGTGGTTTGGCGCGGAACCGGACCTGATTCAGGAATTGCGCGGAAAAGCGGCGGAAAGAGCCATTCCCGCCATCAGCTGCACAGCGCGGGAATACCCTGAGGCGGATACGTACCGGCTCATTCCCGGCCCCAACAGCAACACCTTCACCGCCGCGCTGATGAGGGAGGTGCCGGAACTGACGGTAGAGCTTCCGCCCCATGCGGTGGGGAAGGATTACCTGCCCGGCGGCATTGCCGGACGGACGGAGAGCGGCACGGGCATCCGCATGAATTTATGGGGCCTGGGAGGAGTCAGCCTGGGCCTGGCGGAAGGGGTTGAAGTCAGCCTGCTGGGACTGAACGCGGGTTTTGACCTGCTGCGCCCCGCCCTCAAGCTCCCCATGATAGGCCGCGTAGGGCTGCCGGACGCCCCGGTGGGCTGGGACTGGTGGAGCATCATGCTGCTGCTTCTGGCGGGGACGTTCATTTTCTTCCGCATGCTCCGCCACATGCGCCAAAAACGCAGGCAGGCGCACCGCATCCCCCACTTCCGCCATCCGCGGACAAAAACGAGCGAGCGCATTTAA
- a CDS encoding HD domain-containing protein codes for MEQVSLMELAKLAAEGQVEAEAFAQVAQCAQKMTKSNKPYLDVTFADAEGTMGLKVWEDKPWFRTLAALPLRTFVSLRGQWTKGGFGMEAADLEVRPLDEQEKESFLAGSGTLKKKQEADLKEICVLIKGMNDPRIRALCIEFIDQFGERLQRAAAARSYHHARRGGLVEHVAGMMRTASAVCQANPELNRDLLLAGCLFHDCGKLWENCYPKEDFTMPYSEAGELLGHIPLGIELVNNLWKRIMALPEAESWKTLDPASPDVRMHLLHLIASHHGELAFGSPVFPKTPEAVALHYIDNLDAKLEMFRGAYETSEALAPKVLQRKAPLPANVVLPLPSVLPLNPDGADAMP; via the coding sequence ATGGAACAAGTCAGTCTCATGGAGTTGGCCAAGCTGGCCGCGGAAGGCCAGGTGGAAGCGGAAGCCTTTGCCCAGGTTGCCCAGTGCGCGCAGAAAATGACCAAGAGCAACAAGCCGTACCTGGACGTGACGTTTGCGGATGCGGAAGGGACCATGGGGCTGAAGGTATGGGAGGACAAGCCCTGGTTCCGCACGCTGGCCGCCCTGCCGCTGCGCACGTTCGTGAGCCTGCGCGGCCAGTGGACCAAAGGGGGCTTCGGCATGGAAGCGGCCGATCTGGAAGTGCGTCCGCTGGACGAACAGGAGAAGGAAAGTTTTCTGGCCGGGTCCGGAACCCTGAAGAAGAAGCAGGAGGCGGACCTGAAGGAGATTTGCGTGCTCATCAAGGGCATGAACGACCCGCGCATCAGGGCCCTGTGCATTGAGTTCATTGACCAGTTCGGGGAGCGTCTCCAGCGCGCCGCCGCCGCCAGGTCCTACCATCATGCGCGCCGCGGCGGCCTGGTGGAGCACGTGGCGGGGATGATGCGCACGGCTTCCGCCGTCTGCCAGGCAAATCCGGAGCTGAACCGCGACCTTCTGCTGGCCGGGTGCCTGTTCCATGACTGTGGGAAGCTGTGGGAAAACTGCTACCCCAAGGAGGATTTCACCATGCCGTATTCGGAAGCCGGGGAATTGCTGGGGCACATTCCGCTGGGAATTGAGCTGGTCAACAATCTGTGGAAACGCATCATGGCCCTTCCGGAAGCGGAATCCTGGAAGACGCTGGACCCCGCCTCCCCGGACGTGCGCATGCACCTGCTGCACCTGATCGCCTCCCATCACGGGGAACTGGCGTTCGGCTCCCCCGTGTTCCCCAAGACGCCGGAGGCGGTAGCCCTGCATTACATTGACAACCTGGACGCCAAGCTGGAAATGTTCCGCGGCGCCTATGAGACGAGCGAGGCGCTGGCCCCCAAGGTGCTCCAGCGCAAGGCCCCGCTGCCTGCCAACGTGGTTCTTCCTCTGCCTTCCGTGCTGCCCCTGAATCCGGACGGCGCGGATGCCATGCCGTAA
- a CDS encoding HU family DNA-binding protein: MNKTEFIRELQRELGEGVTSRQAEQALNAVLDTIAKTVRKRSLVKFRGFGSFAVKHRHARVVRHPENGSKLFVHESSTMKFRPSSRLWKK; the protein is encoded by the coding sequence ATGAATAAAACAGAATTCATTCGGGAATTGCAGCGGGAACTGGGAGAAGGCGTAACCTCCCGGCAGGCGGAACAGGCGCTGAACGCTGTGCTGGACACAATTGCAAAGACGGTCCGGAAGCGGTCTCTGGTTAAATTCCGCGGCTTCGGGTCGTTCGCCGTCAAGCACCGCCATGCGCGTGTGGTGCGCCATCCGGAAAACGGCAGTAAACTGTTTGTGCATGAATCAAGCACCATGAAATTCCGGCCTTCCTCCCGCCTGTGGAAGAAGTAG